One window of the Anaeromyxobacter dehalogenans 2CP-C genome contains the following:
- the glyS gene encoding glycine--tRNA ligase subunit beta yields MADLLFEIGAEEIPAGFVPGALRQLEDDLAKALADARLAHGEVRAVGTPRRLAVWARDVAPKQTDARTEAFGPPVAQAYDAEGKPTPAATGFARSQGVEVSALVRAQTPKGERVAVTKVEKGRKAEQVLPALLERLVAGLRFRKAMRSRFDEVTFARPVRWMVALLGGRPLKVRHGEVASGKVTYGHRFLAPKAIALKGTPDDYLAKLRRAHVLADPEERRAALLAELARAGKEAGGKVRDDPALVEQVLYLVEEPSAVVGEFERSNLELPPEVVISEMRNHQRYFAVVDGKGRLKNRFVAVSATRVKDPAVARHGYERVLRARLADARFFFEEDRKRKLHERIEDLGRRTFQAKLGSELDRAQRIGAVASGLARALGKDALVADLLEASRLAKVDLNTGMVGEFPELQGTMGAHYARLEGLKPEIADAIEDHYKPIGAAEEMPRSDLGALVAVADRLHSLVGIIGVGEKATGAADPFGLRRAAIGILRIVIARGYHLSLATAVEQTLDALAGVKLAAGRALVAEQVLDFLRGRVRAAWTERFDADLVEAVLAAGSDDVVDARRRLEALAEAKARPDFGSLAVAFKRVANIQEKAGGPGAAAVDPALLRDPAEQDLLAALEKVEQEVGARRAARDYPAVLRTVATLEPAVARFFDDVLVMAEDPALRANRLGLMRRVGALFSDLADFRKIQAEAPAQARAG; encoded by the coding sequence ATGGCTGACCTTCTGTTCGAGATCGGTGCGGAGGAGATCCCGGCGGGCTTCGTGCCGGGCGCGCTCAGGCAGCTCGAGGACGACCTGGCGAAGGCGCTCGCCGACGCGCGGCTGGCGCACGGCGAGGTCAGGGCGGTCGGCACGCCGCGGCGGCTCGCGGTGTGGGCGCGGGACGTGGCGCCGAAGCAGACCGACGCGCGCACCGAGGCGTTCGGGCCGCCGGTGGCCCAGGCCTACGACGCGGAGGGCAAGCCCACCCCGGCCGCGACCGGCTTCGCGCGCAGCCAGGGCGTGGAGGTCTCGGCGCTGGTCCGCGCCCAGACGCCCAAGGGCGAGCGCGTGGCGGTCACGAAGGTCGAGAAGGGCCGCAAGGCGGAGCAGGTGCTGCCCGCGCTGCTGGAGCGGCTGGTGGCGGGCCTGCGCTTCCGCAAGGCGATGCGCTCGCGCTTCGACGAGGTGACGTTCGCGCGACCGGTGCGCTGGATGGTGGCGCTCCTCGGCGGGCGGCCGCTCAAGGTGCGCCACGGCGAGGTCGCCTCGGGCAAGGTCACCTACGGCCACCGCTTCCTGGCGCCGAAGGCGATCGCGCTGAAGGGCACGCCGGACGACTACCTGGCGAAGCTGCGCCGGGCGCACGTCCTCGCCGACCCCGAGGAGCGCCGCGCCGCGCTCCTCGCCGAGCTGGCCCGCGCCGGCAAGGAGGCCGGCGGGAAGGTCCGCGACGATCCCGCGCTGGTCGAGCAGGTGCTCTACCTGGTCGAGGAGCCGAGCGCGGTGGTCGGCGAGTTCGAGAGGTCGAACCTCGAGCTGCCGCCGGAGGTGGTGATCTCCGAGATGCGCAACCACCAGCGCTACTTCGCGGTGGTGGACGGCAAGGGGCGGCTCAAGAACCGGTTCGTGGCCGTCTCGGCCACGCGCGTGAAGGACCCGGCGGTGGCGCGGCACGGCTACGAGCGCGTGCTCCGCGCGCGCCTCGCCGACGCGCGGTTCTTCTTCGAGGAGGACCGCAAGCGCAAGCTGCACGAGCGCATCGAGGACCTCGGCCGCCGCACGTTCCAGGCGAAGCTGGGGAGCGAGCTGGACCGCGCCCAGCGCATCGGCGCGGTCGCGAGCGGGCTCGCCCGCGCGCTCGGGAAGGACGCGCTGGTCGCCGACCTGCTCGAGGCGTCGCGGCTCGCCAAGGTGGACCTCAACACCGGCATGGTGGGCGAGTTCCCCGAGCTGCAGGGCACCATGGGCGCGCACTACGCGCGGCTCGAGGGGCTGAAGCCGGAGATCGCCGACGCCATCGAGGACCACTACAAGCCCATCGGCGCGGCGGAGGAGATGCCGCGCAGCGACCTGGGCGCGCTGGTGGCGGTGGCCGACCGCCTCCACTCGCTCGTGGGGATCATCGGCGTGGGCGAGAAGGCCACCGGCGCCGCCGACCCGTTCGGCCTGCGCCGCGCCGCCATCGGCATCCTGCGCATCGTCATCGCCCGCGGGTACCACCTGTCGCTCGCGACGGCGGTGGAGCAGACGCTGGACGCGCTCGCCGGGGTGAAGCTCGCCGCCGGCCGCGCGCTGGTGGCCGAGCAGGTGCTGGACTTCCTGCGCGGGCGCGTGCGCGCCGCCTGGACCGAGCGGTTCGACGCGGACCTGGTGGAGGCGGTGCTCGCGGCCGGCTCCGACGACGTGGTGGACGCGCGCCGGCGGCTGGAGGCGCTCGCCGAGGCGAAGGCGCGGCCGGACTTCGGCTCGCTCGCGGTCGCGTTCAAGCGCGTCGCGAACATCCAGGAGAAGGCCGGCGGCCCCGGCGCCGCCGCGGTGGATCCGGCGCTGCTGCGCGATCCGGCGGAGCAGGACCTGCTGGCCGCGCTCGAGAAGGTGGAGCAGGAGGTGGGCGCGCGCCGCGCGGCCCGCGACTACCCGGCCGTGCTCCGCACGGTGGCCACGCTGGAGCCGGCGGTGGCGCGCTTCTTCGACGACGTGCTGGTGATGGCCGAGGACCCCGCGCTCCGCGCGAACCGGCTCGGCCTGATGCGGCGGGTGGGCGCGCTGTTCTCCGACCTGGCCGACTTCCGCAAGATCCAGGCCGAGGCGCCCGCCCAGGCCAGGGCCGGGTAG
- a CDS encoding FHA domain-containing protein → MKSVRQVAIADHLWEALGRMADEMGVDREGLLNQAIHVFARLNGYVVTGGAFEPRTEPPGAPRGPRPAVPPPSRGSSERLAVAERVLQTAARLERAIHERTPGAGPPPLGEGAGQALSLRRDDGSEWEVARDRFLIGRGRHCDLVIDSAKVSREHAAIVRDGEAWFIEDLGSANGTWHDQERIQRRRIEDGDEYFVCAERLRCALK, encoded by the coding sequence ATGAAATCCGTCCGGCAGGTCGCGATCGCCGACCACCTGTGGGAGGCGCTCGGGCGCATGGCCGACGAGATGGGCGTCGATCGCGAGGGCCTGCTCAACCAGGCCATCCACGTGTTCGCCCGCCTCAACGGCTACGTGGTGACCGGCGGGGCGTTCGAGCCGCGCACCGAGCCCCCCGGCGCGCCGCGCGGGCCGCGGCCCGCCGTCCCGCCGCCGTCCCGCGGCAGCTCCGAGCGGCTCGCGGTCGCCGAGCGCGTGCTCCAGACCGCGGCCCGCCTCGAGCGCGCCATCCACGAGCGCACCCCGGGCGCGGGCCCGCCGCCGCTGGGGGAGGGCGCCGGGCAGGCCCTGTCGCTGCGCCGCGACGACGGCTCGGAGTGGGAGGTGGCCCGGGACCGGTTCCTGATCGGGCGCGGGCGCCACTGCGACCTGGTGATCGACAGCGCGAAGGTGTCGCGCGAGCACGCGGCCATCGTGCGCGACGGCGAGGCCTGGTTCATCGAGGACCTGGGCTCCGCGAACGGCACCTGGCACGACCAGGAGCGGATCCAGCGCCGCCGCATCGAGGACGGGGACGAGTACTTCGTCTGCGCCGAGCGGCTCCGCTGCGCGCTGAAGTAG
- the polA gene encoding DNA polymerase I, whose translation MPTLTLIDGSGFIFRAYHAIPHLSTTKGIPTNAVYGFTNMLLKALREHAPTHVALVFDAGRRSFRHDIDPEYKANRPEAPDDLAAQFPLVRDVARALNVPVIEEAGYEADDIIATLASHARAEGWEVVVVTGDKDFAQLVDGGLSLYDPMAEASGRGGWTGPAEVEKKMGVRPEQVIEYQSILGDKIDNVPGIPGVGEVTAAALVRHFGTTEAMLARPAEIPAAVSRGGEKLRDKVVANAERIRTNRRLVALRRDLDLPFAPEAFGRRPPDQERARALFSELEFSRLVKELPPPPPTARAETPETIDGRAALDAAVAALVRAGGPAGLVPVLGDGPPRSAPLVGLAFAGAGRAFYLPLGHRYLGAPAPLPAADVREGLRPLVEAALPLHAHDLKSAAHALARLGLARSGPGEDTELMSRLLLPTRREHALVDVARERTSCELPRSPADGAKRGAPGLEGLEVERVAAWAGACAAALPDLAAKLAEALETERLGALYREVERPLVPVLVEMERAGILVDRGAMEGMSAEFGKAMQDLEARIHAAAGHPFNVASTRELAQVLFVELELPVVKRLKTGPSTDQDVLEKLAEQHALPRLVLEHRSLSKLKGTYVDALPQLVDPADGRIHTTFHQAGAATGRLSSSDPNLQNIPVRTELSRRIRQAFVAPAGARLLSADYSQIELRILAHYSDDPGLLQAFRDREDVHTRTAAETFGVAPEQVTPDQRRIAKVLNFGIAYGLSAFGLSQRLDLPPSEAQGIIDRYFTRYAGVRRYIEWAVEEARAKGESRTLFGRARAMPEIAARNPALRNAAERTAINTPIQGTAADVVKIAMIRVHAALAQERREARLLLQVHDELVLEVPERELEPVEALVRREMEGAARLKVPLEVQVGHGQTWAEGH comes from the coding sequence ATGCCCACCCTGACCCTCATCGACGGCTCGGGCTTCATCTTCCGCGCCTACCACGCGATCCCGCACCTCTCCACCACCAAGGGGATCCCGACCAACGCCGTCTACGGGTTCACCAACATGCTGCTGAAGGCGCTGCGCGAGCACGCGCCCACGCACGTGGCGCTGGTGTTCGACGCCGGGCGCCGCAGCTTCCGGCACGACATCGACCCCGAGTACAAGGCGAACCGCCCCGAGGCGCCCGACGACCTCGCGGCGCAGTTCCCGCTGGTGCGCGACGTGGCCCGCGCGCTCAACGTGCCGGTCATCGAGGAGGCCGGGTACGAGGCCGACGACATCATCGCCACGCTGGCCAGCCACGCGCGCGCGGAGGGCTGGGAGGTGGTGGTGGTCACCGGCGACAAGGACTTCGCCCAGCTGGTGGACGGCGGCCTGTCGCTCTACGACCCGATGGCCGAGGCGAGCGGGCGCGGCGGGTGGACCGGCCCGGCCGAGGTCGAGAAGAAGATGGGCGTCCGCCCGGAGCAGGTGATCGAGTACCAGTCCATCCTGGGCGACAAGATCGACAACGTGCCGGGGATCCCGGGGGTGGGGGAGGTGACGGCCGCGGCGCTGGTCCGCCACTTCGGCACGACCGAGGCCATGCTGGCGCGGCCCGCGGAGATCCCGGCGGCGGTGTCGCGCGGCGGGGAGAAGCTGCGGGACAAGGTCGTCGCGAACGCCGAGCGCATCCGCACCAACCGCCGCCTGGTCGCGCTCCGGCGCGACCTCGACCTGCCGTTCGCGCCGGAGGCGTTCGGCCGGCGGCCGCCCGACCAGGAGCGGGCCCGCGCGCTGTTCTCCGAGCTGGAGTTCTCGCGCCTGGTGAAGGAGCTCCCGCCGCCGCCGCCCACCGCCCGCGCCGAGACCCCGGAGACCATCGACGGCCGCGCCGCGCTCGACGCCGCGGTGGCGGCGCTGGTCCGCGCGGGCGGGCCGGCGGGGCTCGTGCCGGTGCTCGGCGACGGGCCGCCGCGCTCCGCGCCGCTGGTGGGGCTCGCGTTCGCCGGCGCCGGGCGCGCGTTCTACCTGCCGCTGGGGCACCGCTACCTGGGCGCGCCCGCGCCGCTGCCGGCGGCGGACGTGCGCGAAGGGCTGCGGCCGCTGGTCGAGGCGGCGCTGCCGCTGCACGCGCACGACCTCAAGTCGGCGGCGCACGCGCTGGCCCGGCTCGGGCTGGCGCGGTCGGGCCCGGGCGAGGACACCGAGCTGATGAGCCGGCTGCTGCTGCCCACCCGCCGCGAGCACGCGCTTGTGGACGTGGCGCGGGAGCGGACCAGCTGCGAGCTGCCGCGCAGCCCGGCCGACGGGGCGAAGCGCGGGGCGCCGGGGCTGGAGGGGCTCGAGGTGGAGCGGGTGGCGGCCTGGGCCGGCGCCTGCGCCGCGGCGCTGCCGGACCTGGCCGCGAAGCTCGCCGAGGCGCTGGAGACGGAGCGGCTGGGCGCGCTCTACCGCGAGGTGGAGCGGCCGCTGGTGCCGGTGCTGGTCGAGATGGAGCGGGCCGGCATCCTGGTGGATCGCGGCGCGATGGAGGGGATGAGCGCCGAGTTCGGCAAGGCGATGCAGGACCTGGAGGCGCGCATCCACGCCGCCGCGGGCCACCCGTTCAACGTGGCCTCGACCCGCGAGCTGGCGCAGGTGCTGTTCGTGGAGCTGGAGCTGCCGGTGGTGAAGCGGCTCAAGACCGGCCCGTCCACCGACCAGGACGTGCTGGAGAAGCTCGCCGAGCAGCACGCGCTGCCGCGGCTGGTGCTGGAGCACCGCTCGCTCTCCAAGCTGAAGGGCACCTACGTGGACGCGCTCCCGCAGCTGGTGGACCCGGCCGACGGGCGCATCCACACCACGTTCCACCAGGCGGGCGCGGCCACCGGCCGGCTCTCGTCGTCGGATCCGAACCTCCAGAACATCCCGGTGCGCACCGAGCTGTCGCGGCGCATCCGCCAGGCGTTCGTGGCGCCGGCGGGGGCGCGGCTGCTCTCGGCCGACTACTCGCAGATCGAGCTGCGGATCCTGGCGCACTACTCCGACGACCCGGGCCTGCTGCAGGCGTTCCGGGACCGCGAGGACGTGCACACCCGCACCGCGGCGGAGACGTTCGGCGTCGCGCCGGAGCAGGTGACGCCGGACCAGCGGCGCATCGCGAAGGTGCTCAACTTCGGCATCGCTTACGGCCTCTCCGCGTTCGGCCTGTCGCAGCGGCTCGACCTGCCGCCGTCGGAGGCGCAGGGGATCATCGACCGGTACTTCACGCGCTACGCCGGCGTCCGCCGCTACATCGAGTGGGCGGTGGAGGAGGCGCGCGCCAAGGGCGAGTCGCGCACGCTGTTCGGGCGCGCGCGCGCCATGCCGGAGATCGCCGCGCGCAACCCGGCGCTCCGCAACGCGGCCGAGCGCACCGCCATCAACACGCCGATCCAGGGGACGGCCGCGGACGTCGTGAAGATCGCCATGATCCGCGTGCACGCCGCGCTGGCGCAGGAGCGGCGCGAGGCGCGGCTGCTGCTGCAGGTGCACGACGAGCTGGTGCTGGAGGTGCCGGAGCGGGAGCTGGAGCCGGTCGAGGCGCTGGTGCGCCGCGAGATGGAGGGGGCGGCCCGGCTGAAGGTCCCGCTCGAGGTCCAGGTCGGCCACGGCCAGACCTGGGCCGAGGGGCACTGA
- a CDS encoding DivIVA domain-containing protein, protein MNITPLDITQKQFRRTFRGLDAEEVEAFLALVAAEFEGLVKENLALREDNQRKADEIADHRGRERALQETLVTAQKASEEIRDSARKEAEITISDAELQAEKIVQGAHARFLRIVDDINELKRQRVQFETNVRTLVESHLKLIEAFREPAREEAVQLIPGRRRAADE, encoded by the coding sequence ATGAACATCACCCCCCTCGACATCACGCAGAAGCAGTTCCGCAGGACCTTTCGCGGCCTGGACGCCGAGGAGGTCGAGGCGTTCCTGGCGCTCGTCGCGGCCGAGTTCGAGGGGCTGGTGAAGGAGAACCTGGCGCTCCGCGAGGACAACCAGCGCAAGGCGGACGAGATCGCCGATCACCGGGGGCGCGAGCGCGCGCTCCAGGAGACGCTCGTCACCGCCCAGAAGGCGTCCGAGGAGATCCGCGACTCCGCCCGCAAGGAGGCGGAGATCACCATCTCCGACGCCGAGCTCCAGGCCGAGAAGATCGTCCAGGGCGCCCACGCGCGCTTCCTGCGCATCGTGGACGACATCAACGAGCTGAAGCGCCAGCGCGTGCAGTTCGAGACGAACGTCCGCACGCTGGTCGAGAGCCACCTGAAGCTCATCGAGGCGTTCCGCGAGCCCGCGCGCGAGGAGGCGGTGCAGCTCATCCCAGGCCGCCGCCGCGCCGCCGACGAGTAG
- the holB gene encoding DNA polymerase III subunit delta' — MPFSELIAQERAVGSLRSALRRGSLHHAYLFGGPEGAGKARAALLLAQAANCEGGQAGPGGLREDPCGACGPCRKIERGLHPDVVVLAEERTMAKAGRWEPKSGRAPSKDIVVDQVRDLVDHRLAMKRFEGRRRFVVIDPADAMNPQAQNALLKTLEEPPEDTTLVLVASSPDALLPTIRSRCLRVSFRPLPADAVAARLQEEGVPAEEARVAAALSGGSLGRARAHAGDAARRPLRAVAQAAALRPDDAGAWLAWAADPGADPAQARGKDRDRKAEVKELAPEICELMLVWLRDVLAVQAGAGRLAVADLEPVTRRAAAALPPGEVVRRRGEVLRTLRALRQNATSQLALERLMIGWFHGGA, encoded by the coding sequence ATGCCGTTCTCCGAGCTCATCGCGCAGGAACGCGCCGTCGGCTCGCTCCGGTCCGCGCTCCGGCGCGGCTCGCTGCACCACGCCTACCTCTTCGGCGGCCCGGAGGGCGCCGGCAAGGCGCGGGCGGCGCTGCTGCTCGCGCAGGCCGCGAACTGCGAGGGCGGGCAGGCGGGGCCGGGCGGGCTCCGCGAGGATCCCTGCGGCGCGTGCGGCCCCTGCCGCAAGATCGAGCGGGGCCTCCACCCGGACGTCGTGGTGCTCGCCGAGGAGCGGACCATGGCGAAGGCGGGGCGCTGGGAGCCGAAGAGCGGCCGCGCGCCGTCGAAGGACATCGTGGTGGACCAGGTGCGCGACCTGGTGGACCACCGGCTGGCCATGAAGCGGTTCGAGGGGCGGCGGCGCTTCGTGGTGATCGACCCGGCCGACGCGATGAACCCGCAGGCGCAGAACGCGCTCCTGAAGACGCTGGAGGAGCCGCCGGAGGACACCACGCTCGTGCTGGTGGCGTCGAGCCCCGACGCGCTGCTCCCCACCATCCGCTCGCGCTGCCTGCGGGTGAGCTTCCGGCCTCTGCCGGCGGACGCGGTGGCGGCGCGGCTGCAGGAGGAGGGCGTCCCGGCCGAGGAGGCGCGCGTCGCCGCGGCGCTCTCGGGCGGCTCGCTGGGCCGGGCGCGCGCGCACGCGGGCGACGCGGCCCGGCGGCCGCTGCGGGCGGTGGCGCAGGCGGCGGCGCTCCGGCCGGACGACGCGGGCGCGTGGCTGGCCTGGGCGGCGGACCCGGGCGCCGACCCGGCCCAGGCGCGCGGGAAGGACCGCGACCGCAAGGCCGAGGTGAAGGAGCTCGCGCCGGAGATCTGCGAGCTCATGCTGGTGTGGCTCCGCGACGTGCTGGCGGTGCAGGCCGGGGCGGGTCGGCTGGCGGTCGCCGACCTCGAGCCGGTCACGCGCCGGGCCGCCGCGGCGCTGCCGCCGGGCGAGGTGGTGCGCCGGCGCGGCGAGGTGCTCCGGACGCTGCGGGCGCTGCGGCAGAACGCGACCTCGCAGCTCGCCCTGGAGCGGCTGATGATCGGGTGGTTCCATGGCGGCGCCTAG
- a CDS encoding DNA polymerase III subunit delta, translated as MAAPRGGGGRARAAAGATLEACLEEARAGRPQPVYLLDGDAFLSLRAARELAGALVPEAQRALNLVELDAAASPAEVAAELATGGLFGGGKVVLVQEPAFLTAKEDAADAFRAAMKSWADGRQRDGARRLLALAGKAGIGARALAPGEDGRVPEGTRAALADELGLPMDGAAAAFVDAAARYAQERELKVGKGEDAGALDAALAAGFPPGHVLVIAAGKIDGRLPVVKKLAAAGRRVTTQLEKEGTWDAQRLVLGPVLEALLAGTGKRVDRGGEARLAELVGEDARTLASEVAKLAAYVGDRKVIGAADVDAVVTRVASDPFFALGNAVEARDLPLAMGVLDRSVADGASPFMLLGSLASTVRRLVVERERARAAVGERRIGSFNEWQAEVLPTVPEDELEGKKPYGFWMKYQASARFARAELLDALAGLAEADVAMKSGQDGRTRLERVLIGLLARDNRERSTP; from the coding sequence ATGGCGGCGCCTAGGGGCGGGGGAGGGCGCGCGCGCGCGGCCGCCGGCGCCACGCTGGAGGCGTGCCTGGAGGAGGCTCGCGCCGGGCGCCCGCAGCCGGTCTACCTGCTCGACGGGGACGCGTTCCTGTCGCTCCGCGCCGCCCGCGAGCTGGCCGGGGCGCTGGTGCCGGAGGCGCAGCGCGCGCTCAACCTGGTGGAGCTGGACGCCGCCGCCTCGCCCGCCGAGGTGGCGGCCGAGCTGGCCACGGGCGGCCTGTTCGGCGGCGGCAAGGTGGTGCTGGTGCAGGAGCCGGCGTTCCTCACCGCGAAGGAGGACGCCGCCGACGCGTTCCGCGCCGCCATGAAGAGCTGGGCCGACGGCCGGCAGCGCGACGGCGCCCGCCGCCTGCTCGCGCTCGCCGGCAAGGCCGGCATCGGCGCGCGGGCGCTCGCGCCGGGCGAGGACGGCCGCGTGCCGGAGGGCACCCGGGCCGCGCTGGCCGACGAGCTGGGCCTGCCGATGGACGGGGCGGCGGCGGCGTTCGTGGACGCGGCCGCGCGCTACGCGCAGGAGCGCGAGCTGAAGGTGGGCAAGGGCGAGGACGCGGGCGCGCTCGACGCCGCGCTCGCCGCCGGCTTCCCGCCGGGCCACGTGCTCGTGATCGCCGCCGGCAAGATCGACGGCCGGCTGCCGGTGGTGAAGAAGCTCGCCGCGGCGGGGCGCCGGGTGACCACCCAGCTCGAGAAGGAGGGCACCTGGGACGCGCAGCGCCTGGTGCTCGGGCCGGTGCTGGAGGCGCTGCTCGCCGGCACCGGCAAGCGGGTGGACCGCGGCGGCGAGGCGCGCCTGGCCGAGCTGGTGGGCGAGGACGCGCGCACGCTCGCGTCGGAGGTGGCGAAGCTCGCCGCCTACGTGGGCGACCGCAAGGTGATCGGCGCGGCCGACGTGGACGCGGTGGTGACGCGGGTCGCGTCGGATCCGTTCTTCGCGCTCGGGAACGCGGTCGAGGCGCGGGACCTGCCGCTCGCGATGGGCGTGCTCGACCGCTCGGTCGCGGACGGCGCGAGCCCGTTCATGCTGCTCGGCTCGCTGGCCTCGACCGTGCGCCGGCTGGTGGTGGAGCGGGAGCGCGCCCGCGCCGCGGTGGGCGAGCGGCGCATCGGCTCGTTCAACGAGTGGCAGGCCGAGGTCCTCCCGACCGTCCCCGAGGACGAGCTGGAGGGGAAGAAGCCCTACGGGTTCTGGATGAAGTACCAGGCGTCGGCGCGCTTCGCGCGCGCGGAGCTGCTCGACGCGCTGGCCGGCCTCGCCGAGGCCGACGTCGCCATGAAGAGCGGGCAGGACGGGCGCACGCGCCTGGAGCGGGTGCTGATCGGCCTGCTCGCCCGCGACAACCGGGAAAGGAGCACCCCTTGA
- the metG gene encoding methionine--tRNA ligase: MSQRLLVTSALPYANGPIHLGHLVEYVQTDVYVRFRRACGDDVAYVCAADSHGTPIEVNAAKVGMTPKAFVEKYRAEQHADFRAFGVEFSTYYTTDSDENRRWAYRVYDALKAKGLVYKKSVEQLYCETDRRFLPDRFVKGTCPKCGTPDQYGDVCEHCGTTYDPRELKDPYCAICRSAPVVRASDHAYVNLRKPDVNAVIHEWVNAEGHLEPAVREQVKGWLADLQDWCITRDAPYFGFPVTDPEFPGKFLYVWVDAPIGYLSSAEHFFAAEAPEGARLAPAEFERRYLAVDSPARLEHFIGKDILRFHAVFWPAMLWAAGLKRPDRMPVHGHLTVNGEKMSKSRGTFVTGRTYLDSGLDPELLRYFYAANLGSGVSDLDLSLDEFRNRINADLANNVANLASRVAALLQRLPGGVTAALDPEIAAATREAVKGARGAYQALEYRDVVRLVSQAASVCNRRVQETKPWEDPAGEAERSVLYTTGKALLGLARVLAPILPQFSARLSAAYGRPELPAWTADLDPFDGAPVQVVEKPPQISRVDAKQLQKLIVPAPEAAPAKVSRAQSPAETATRASAKAAPPPVPGVIQYDDFAKVELRVGLVKAAEKVEKADKLLKLSVDVGEPEPRTIVAGIAQAYPEPQALVGRRIVVVANLAPRPLRGITSHGMLLAAGEPPNLQVVTVGEGIAPGTRVK, encoded by the coding sequence TTGAGCCAGCGTCTCCTCGTCACGAGCGCGCTGCCGTACGCGAACGGCCCCATCCACCTCGGCCACCTGGTCGAGTACGTCCAGACCGACGTCTACGTGCGCTTCCGGCGCGCCTGCGGCGACGACGTCGCCTACGTGTGCGCCGCCGACTCGCACGGCACGCCCATCGAGGTGAACGCCGCCAAGGTCGGGATGACCCCCAAGGCGTTCGTGGAGAAGTACCGCGCCGAGCAGCACGCCGACTTCCGCGCGTTCGGGGTGGAGTTCTCGACCTACTACACCACCGACTCCGACGAGAACCGCCGCTGGGCCTACCGGGTCTACGACGCGCTCAAGGCGAAGGGGCTCGTCTACAAGAAGTCGGTCGAGCAGCTCTACTGCGAGACCGACCGCCGCTTCCTGCCCGACCGCTTCGTGAAGGGCACCTGCCCGAAGTGCGGGACGCCCGACCAGTACGGCGACGTCTGCGAGCACTGCGGGACCACCTACGATCCGCGCGAGCTGAAGGACCCGTACTGCGCCATCTGCCGCTCGGCGCCGGTGGTGCGCGCCAGCGACCACGCCTACGTGAACCTGCGCAAGCCCGACGTGAACGCGGTGATCCACGAGTGGGTGAACGCCGAGGGGCACCTCGAGCCGGCGGTGCGCGAGCAGGTGAAGGGCTGGCTCGCCGACCTGCAGGACTGGTGCATCACCCGCGACGCGCCGTACTTCGGCTTCCCGGTGACCGACCCCGAGTTCCCGGGCAAGTTCCTCTACGTCTGGGTGGACGCGCCCATCGGCTACCTGTCCTCGGCCGAGCACTTCTTCGCGGCCGAGGCGCCCGAGGGCGCGCGGCTCGCGCCGGCCGAGTTCGAGCGGCGCTACCTCGCCGTGGACTCGCCGGCCCGGCTCGAGCACTTCATCGGCAAGGACATCCTGCGCTTCCACGCCGTGTTCTGGCCGGCGATGCTCTGGGCCGCCGGGCTGAAGCGCCCGGACCGGATGCCGGTGCACGGGCACCTCACCGTGAACGGCGAGAAGATGTCGAAGTCGCGCGGCACCTTCGTCACCGGCCGGACCTACCTCGACTCCGGCCTGGACCCGGAGCTGCTGCGCTACTTCTACGCGGCGAACCTGGGCAGCGGCGTCTCCGACCTCGACCTGTCGCTGGACGAGTTCCGCAACCGCATCAACGCCGACCTGGCGAACAACGTCGCGAACCTGGCCTCGCGCGTGGCGGCGCTGCTGCAGCGGCTGCCCGGCGGCGTCACCGCCGCGCTCGACCCGGAGATCGCGGCCGCGACGCGCGAGGCGGTGAAGGGGGCGCGCGGCGCGTACCAGGCGCTCGAGTACCGCGACGTGGTCCGGCTGGTGAGCCAGGCCGCGAGCGTCTGCAACCGCCGCGTGCAGGAGACGAAGCCCTGGGAGGACCCGGCCGGCGAGGCGGAGCGGAGCGTGCTCTACACCACCGGCAAGGCGCTCCTCGGCCTCGCCCGCGTGCTCGCGCCCATCCTGCCGCAGTTCTCGGCGCGGCTCTCCGCGGCCTACGGGCGCCCGGAGCTGCCGGCCTGGACCGCGGACCTCGATCCGTTCGACGGCGCGCCGGTCCAGGTGGTCGAGAAGCCGCCGCAGATCTCGCGGGTGGACGCGAAGCAGCTGCAGAAGCTGATCGTGCCGGCTCCCGAGGCGGCGCCGGCGAAGGTCTCGCGCGCCCAGAGCCCCGCCGAGACCGCCACCCGCGCCAGCGCCAAGGCCGCGCCGCCGCCCGTCCCCGGCGTCATCCAGTACGACGACTTCGCGAAGGTGGAGCTGCGCGTCGGGCTGGTGAAGGCCGCAGAGAAGGTGGAGAAGGCGGACAAGCTGCTGAAGCTCTCGGTGGACGTGGGCGAGCCCGAGCCGCGCACCATCGTGGCCGGCATCGCGCAGGCCTACCCGGAGCCGCAGGCGCTGGTGGGCCGGCGCATCGTGGTGGTCGCGAACCTCGCGCCGCGCCCGCTGCGCGGGATCACCTCCCACGGGATGCTGCTCGCCGCCGGCGAGCCGCCGAACCTCCAGGTGGTCACCGTGGGCGAGGGGATCGCGCCCGGGACGCGGGTGAAGTAG